CGGGAAGGTCGAGAGGTCCGCCGCGCAGCGCGGGGTCCAGCCCTCCGCCCACCCCGAGGAACTGCGCGAGGCCCTGGAGCTGATCCTCGCGAGCCCGCTCGGCAAGGGCGTCAAGGAGGACTACAAGGACGCCACCGGCAAGGAGCTCACCTCCACCGCCCAGTTGTGGTTCAACGGCGACCTCTACCGCACCTACCGCGAGGCGAACGTGCCCGCGCAGCTGACCCGCTGCGGTGAGCACCGCTGTGTACGGCTCGTCACCAAGGTCCTCAACGGGGCCTGGATCGACACCCGCAACCTGATCGTCGACCTCTCCGCGAGGACCGTCACCCGCGTCGGCTGACCACCGCCGCAGGTCCTCTCCCGCCGCCCCTCGCGGGACGTCGGGCCGATCTCCGTACGAGGGAGTACGTTCCCATGTCCACCCAGCACAGCCAGACCACCCGGCGACAGCGGCGCACCCGCGGCGCCGTCCTGACCGCGGCCGTCCTGCTCGGCACCGCGACCGCCGCCACCGGCCCGGTCACCGGGGCCACCGCCGCCCCCGTCCCGGGCCCGACGCGCACCCCCGCCGTGCCGCCGCCGTCCCCGACGCGCACGCCCGTCACGCCCGAGGCCGACTGCTCCGACGCGTACCGCATCACGCAGAAGCTCGACGGCGGCGCCACCTGGCGCATGTGCTGGCGGTACGACACGGACGCCGGGCTCACGCTCGACAAGGTGACCTACCAGCCGCCCGGCACGGCCGCCCCCATCAAGGTCCTCGCCAGCGCCCGGCTCGCCCAGATCCACGTGCCCTACGACGACGGGGTCGCCGAGTACGACGACCTCACCGGCGCGGGCTTCGGCTGGGGCCTGCAGAACCTCAAGCCGGCCGAGTGCCCCGGCGGCACCCTCACCACGGTCAAGGTGCCCGAGATCGGCCAGATCAAGGGTCTGTGCACCACCACGCGGGCGCGCGGCCACGCCTACCGCATGGCCAGCGACACCGGCGCCAAGGTGTACCAGGCGCAGGCCAAGGACCTGCTCGTCTACACGGTGAACAAGGTCGGCTGGTACGAGTACATTTCCGAATGGCGCTTCTCCGCCGACGGCACCATCGGGGCCAACGTCGGTGCCACCGGCAGCCTCTCGCCCGTCGACTACAACGCCACCGACGGCCGCGGCTGGCCCATCGGCAAGGGCTCCCGCTCCTACGCCACCAGCCACGCCCACAACGTCTTCTGGAAGCTGGACTTCGGTCTCGACGGCTCCACCAAGGACCGCGTCGAGCAGTTCGACTCCACCGTCACCGCGCCCGCCCCGGGGGCCGGCGGACCGACCGTGAAGACCCAACGCACCGTCGTCACCAAGGAGCTCGCCGGCGACGCCAGGAACATGCGCTGGTGGCGGGTGGTCAGCGGCACCGGCAAGAACGCCGACGGCCACGCCCGCTCGTACGAGATCGTCCCCGGTCACACCGACACCCACGCGGGGCGCGGCTTCACCAAGCACGACGTGTACTTCACCCAGGCGCGCGCCTGCGAGAAGTTCGCGAGCAACAACATCGGCGGCTGCGCGGCCAACGCCGGCGACAGCGTCGACAGGTGGGTCAACGGCGAGACCCTGACCAAGCCGACGGTCTGGGTCAACATCGGGTTCCACCACATCGCCCGGGACGAGGACCAGCAGCCCATGCCGGTCCACTGGCAGGGCTTCCAGCTCGCCCCCAGGGACGTAACCGCTATGAATCCGCTCACTCCGTCCGATCTCGCCTCCCAGAACGGGCAGCCCGATCTGGGGAGTTGAGGAAGGAGCCTGACGATCCTGCTGCACCGCCTCCCGCTCGCGGAGTACCCTTCCTTGATCGTTGTCGGACCGGTCGACACGGGCGTCCACATGTAGAAGGCGGTGCGCGGGTGAGCTCGGGAGGTCTGGAGCTGCCCCCAGGGGACGCGGGTCAGGAGAAGGGTCCCGCAGGCCCCGCCGAGGCCCCGCCGGGCGCCGTCGCGCCGCCCGGCGCCGTGCCCCCCGGCACGGTCACCGTGGCCCGGCCGGTGGAGATAGGCGCCGAGCTCGACTGGGACGCCGAGGCCTGGAGCGAGGTCCGCACCCGCGCCCAGCGGGCCGGACGGGCCTACATCTGGCTGAACCTGGTCGAGCAGCGGCTCCGCGCCGTGGTCGCCGCCGTCCTGCGCCCCGTGTACGAGCCCGTGCACGGCGAGGAGTGGGTGGTGGCCGCCGCGGGCCCGGCGGGCCAGGAGTGGGTGCAGCGGGCGGTCGCCGTGCGCGAGGTGTCGCGCCGCAAGGGCTATCTGCTCGACCCCGCCGACGACAACGTCCTGAGCTTCCTCACCCTCCCGCAGCTACGGGAGCTGATGGTGCAGCACTGGCCGTGCTTCGAGCCCTACTTCGACGACCGGCGGGAGGTCGAGCTCGCCCTCGACGAGCTGGAGGTCACGCGCAACGTGGTCTCCCGCAACCGGGCGCTCTCGCTGACCGTCCTGGCCCAGTCGGAACGGGCCTCGGCCCGCATCCTGGAGATCCTCGGCAGTGGCGCCGGGGTGCCCTCCGCCGACCGGCTGCCGGTCGACGCGGTCGAGGACCTCGTCGGGGACCGGTACGCGGACGTGGTCTCCGTCCACCCCGACCGGGTCCGGCTCCAGCGGCAGCTGCCCGCCGAAGACCTCTTCGGCGGGGCCCGGCGCCTCGACGCCACCGGCATAGGTCTCAACCTGCTCGTGCAGAACTTCTCCGGCCGCCGGATGGTGCGTCTCGCCGAGTCCGGCTGCCGCACCCGGCTGCTCTTCCTCAACCCGGCGAGCAGCGCGGTGAAGCGCCGGGAGCGCGAACTCGGTCTCAAGAAGGGCGAGCTGAGCCGCTCGGTCGAGATGAACATCCTGCACATGCGGCGGGTCCGCTCCAAGCTCCGCGACCCGGGCGCCTTCCAGATCCACGTCTTCGACGAGACGCCCCGCTTCACCGCCTACCTGGTGGACGGCGACGGACCGGACGGAGTCGGCGTCGTGCAGTCCTATCTCCGCCGGGCGCGGGGCATGGAGGCGCCGGTCCTGGTCCTGCGCGGCGGCGGCCGGAACGTGGTGCGCCACGGACAGGGCATCCGTGACGGCGATCACGGACTTTTCGAGACATACCGGGAGGAATTCGAGTCGGTCTGGCTCGACTCCCGCCCCGTCTCCTGACTCTTCGACGGGGGAGGCGGGGGGCGTTGTCAGTGGTGCGTGCGAGGGTGGTCAGCACCACGGGGGAGATCACGTAAGGAGGACCCGATGGCTTGGCACGGCGAGACGCTGGTCGGCTTCGACCTGGAGACGACCGGCACCGAACCGCTGGAGGCCCGCATCGTGACGGCCTCGATCATCGAGGTCGACGGCGGGAGACACGTCACACGCCGGCGGGACTGGCTCGCCGATCCGGGCATCCGCATCCCGGAGCAGGCCTCCGCGATCCACGGCATCAGCACCGAGCGGGCGGCCGCCGAGGGCCGGCCGGTGCGCGAGGTCGCCGACGAGATCGCGAAGGCCCTCGCCGAGTACTGGGAGGAAGGCGTCCCGGTCGTCGCGTACAACGCCTCGTTCGACCTGACGCTGCTCTCCGCAGAGCTGCGGCGGCACGGACTGCCCTCGCTCAGCGAGCGGCTCGGCGGCGTCCCCATCGGACCCGTCGTCGACCCGTACACCATCGACCGGGCCGTCGACCGCTACCGGCGCGGCAAGCGGAACCTGGAAGCGGTCTGCGGGGAGTACGGGGTGGTGCTCGAAGCCGCCCATCAGGCGGCCGCCGACGCGCTCGCCGCCGTCCGGGTCGCCGTCGCGATAGCCGAGCGGCACCGCCAGGTCGCCGAACTGGACCCGGCCGAACTCCATGAGCGCCAAATCGTCTGGTACCGCGCCTGGGCCGAGAACTTCCAGGCCTTCCTGCGCCGCAAGGGCGACGCGGAGGCGGTCGTCGACTCCACGTGGCCCCTGCGCGAGACGGTCGCGGCGGCGGTCTAGCGAGAGCGCGTCAGGAGTTCTCCTTCAGGAAGGAGAGCAGCAGGTCGTTCACCCTCTCCGGCTGGTCCAGGGGGAACCAGTGGCCCGCGTCCTCCACGCGCTCGTAGCGCCAGGGACCGGAGACATGCCCGCCGGTGTCCACCATCTGCCGCTCGTCGAGGAAACGGTCGCCGGTGGACCAGACACCCATGGCCGGGACGGACAGCGGAGGAAGCACCGGGGGCTCGCCCAGCTGGGTCTCGATGGACAGTCCCGACCGGTAGATCTGGAGGGCGGCGGTCAGCCCGCCCGGAGCGCGCAACGGCTCCAGGACGGCCTCCGCCTCCGCGTGGTCGTCCAGCATCTCGCGCAGCCGCGCGAAGTCCTCGCGGGAGAGCCACTCCTCGGCGAGTCCCTCGTGCTGGAACATCGACAGGTGCCACAGGCGCTGCCGCTGCTCCCAGCCCGCGGCCAGGATCGCCGCGAGATCGCCCACCGACATGAGGGTCACGCTCGCCACCCGGTCCGGCACGACCTGCGCGATTCCCTGCGACAGCCCCGACCCCCAGTCATGGCCGACCAGGTGGAACCGGTCGATCTCCAGCCGGGCGAGCAGTTCCAGGAGGTCGCCCACGTGCTTGGCCGGGGCGTACGCCTCCGGACCGCCCTCGGGACGGTCCGAGGCGCCGAAGCCCCGCAGCGTCGGAGCGACCGTCATGAACCCGGCCGCGTTCAGCGCCGGGATCTGATGACGCCACAGAGCGTGGCTGTCGGGGAAGCCGTGCACGAGCAGCACGGCCGGTCCCTCGCCGCTCACCTCGACGTCGAGCGTCACCTCGGACAGTTCCACGCGCATCCCAACACCCCGCTCTCGGAACCCGGTTCGGTCAGGACCTCATCATGTCAGAACGGGTACCAGCGAACCTCGGGGTCGCCGTCCCGCAACGAGGCCACCCGCCGCTCGAATTCGGCCAGAGCCTTCGGGTTCGTCGGGGCGTGCTGCGCCACCCACGCGCAGCTCGCGGTCTCCCGGGCCCCGCGCAGCACCGCGCACCCCTCCCACTCCCGCACGTCCCAGCCGTACGCCTCGGTGAAGGCCTCGTACGCCGCCGGATCCAGGCCGTACCGGTCCCGGGAGAGGGCCAGCACCACGAGGTCGTGCTCGCGCAGATCGGAGGAGAAGGTCTCCAGATCCACCAGGACCGGGCCGTCGGGGCCGACATGGACGTTCCGGGGGAGGGCGTCGCCATGGATCGGGCCCGGCGTCAGACGCGGCGTCAGCGCGGCCGCCGCCGGGGCGAAGGCATCGCGCCGCTCCCGCAGGAAGGCCGCGTCCGCCGGGTCGATCGCGTCGCCCGCGAGCCGCAGCCACCGCTCGACCCCGCCGAGCAGCTCCCGGCGCGGCAGCGTGAAGGCCGCCGGCTCGGGCAGCGCGTGGATCCGCCGGAGCAACGGCGCCAGATCGCGGGGCTCCGCGGGCCGTACGGCCTCGGGCAGCCGATGCCAGAACGTGAGCGGATGCCCCTCGACCAGCCGCGGCTTCTCCTCGGCGGCCCGCACCGCCGGGACCTCCGCCTCGGCCAGCCAGGCGGCCAGCGCCAGCTCCCGCTCC
This sequence is a window from Streptomyces sp. NBC_00691. Protein-coding genes within it:
- a CDS encoding phosphotransferase, with protein sequence MDEARAREILAAAGVPVAEARLLALGENAVFAVGDLAVKVGRDAELFERAERELALAAWLAEAEVPAVRAAEEKPRLVEGHPLTFWHRLPEAVRPAEPRDLAPLLRRIHALPEPAAFTLPRRELLGGVERWLRLAGDAIDPADAAFLRERRDAFAPAAAALTPRLTPGPIHGDALPRNVHVGPDGPVLVDLETFSSDLREHDLVVLALSRDRYGLDPAAYEAFTEAYGWDVREWEGCAVLRGARETASCAWVAQHAPTNPKALAEFERRVASLRDGDPEVRWYPF
- a CDS encoding copper amine oxidase, with translation MSTQHSQTTRRQRRTRGAVLTAAVLLGTATAATGPVTGATAAPVPGPTRTPAVPPPSPTRTPVTPEADCSDAYRITQKLDGGATWRMCWRYDTDAGLTLDKVTYQPPGTAAPIKVLASARLAQIHVPYDDGVAEYDDLTGAGFGWGLQNLKPAECPGGTLTTVKVPEIGQIKGLCTTTRARGHAYRMASDTGAKVYQAQAKDLLVYTVNKVGWYEYISEWRFSADGTIGANVGATGSLSPVDYNATDGRGWPIGKGSRSYATSHAHNVFWKLDFGLDGSTKDRVEQFDSTVTAPAPGAGGPTVKTQRTVVTKELAGDARNMRWWRVVSGTGKNADGHARSYEIVPGHTDTHAGRGFTKHDVYFTQARACEKFASNNIGGCAANAGDSVDRWVNGETLTKPTVWVNIGFHHIARDEDQQPMPVHWQGFQLAPRDVTAMNPLTPSDLASQNGQPDLGS
- a CDS encoding SAV2148 family HEPN domain-containing protein — translated: MSSGGLELPPGDAGQEKGPAGPAEAPPGAVAPPGAVPPGTVTVARPVEIGAELDWDAEAWSEVRTRAQRAGRAYIWLNLVEQRLRAVVAAVLRPVYEPVHGEEWVVAAAGPAGQEWVQRAVAVREVSRRKGYLLDPADDNVLSFLTLPQLRELMVQHWPCFEPYFDDRREVELALDELEVTRNVVSRNRALSLTVLAQSERASARILEILGSGAGVPSADRLPVDAVEDLVGDRYADVVSVHPDRVRLQRQLPAEDLFGGARRLDATGIGLNLLVQNFSGRRMVRLAESGCRTRLLFLNPASSAVKRRERELGLKKGELSRSVEMNILHMRRVRSKLRDPGAFQIHVFDETPRFTAYLVDGDGPDGVGVVQSYLRRARGMEAPVLVLRGGGRNVVRHGQGIRDGDHGLFETYREEFESVWLDSRPVS
- a CDS encoding alpha/beta fold hydrolase; this encodes MRVELSEVTLDVEVSGEGPAVLLVHGFPDSHALWRHQIPALNAAGFMTVAPTLRGFGASDRPEGGPEAYAPAKHVGDLLELLARLEIDRFHLVGHDWGSGLSQGIAQVVPDRVASVTLMSVGDLAAILAAGWEQRQRLWHLSMFQHEGLAEEWLSREDFARLREMLDDHAEAEAVLEPLRAPGGLTAALQIYRSGLSIETQLGEPPVLPPLSVPAMGVWSTGDRFLDERQMVDTGGHVSGPWRYERVEDAGHWFPLDQPERVNDLLLSFLKENS
- a CDS encoding 3'-5' exonuclease; amino-acid sequence: MAWHGETLVGFDLETTGTEPLEARIVTASIIEVDGGRHVTRRRDWLADPGIRIPEQASAIHGISTERAAAEGRPVREVADEIAKALAEYWEEGVPVVAYNASFDLTLLSAELRRHGLPSLSERLGGVPIGPVVDPYTIDRAVDRYRRGKRNLEAVCGEYGVVLEAAHQAAADALAAVRVAVAIAERHRQVAELDPAELHERQIVWYRAWAENFQAFLRRKGDAEAVVDSTWPLRETVAAAV